A genomic window from Streptomyces sp. MST-110588 includes:
- a CDS encoding glycosyltransferase family 4 protein, protein MISTSPPSHGESPLRTVQVLGRGGSGSAAHVRSLAAGLVARGVRVTVCAPSGAEDAYDFTGVGARFERVPPRADPGSVASLRTACGDADLVHAHGLRAGLRASLALKGPRGRRVPLVITWHTKVHTEGTRARLVCLMERRVARAAAVVLGACSDIVDRARERGARDARLAPVAIPAPRAHRAEPQEPDRARHKIRAELGAVGRPLLLVVGRLDRHQGYDVLLDAARAWCALDPQPLIAVAGEGELRTALQRRIDAGKLPVRLLGRRDDVPELLGAADLVLLPSRWEARSLIAQEALRSGVPLVATDVGGTRELVGGAAELIPYGNAAALARAVLDLLGDPARRDALAAAGRVQARSWPSEDDTVAQVLSVYDELMQTRR, encoded by the coding sequence TGGGCCGCGGCGGCTCGGGCAGCGCCGCGCACGTCCGCTCCCTGGCCGCCGGTCTCGTCGCGCGCGGCGTACGGGTGACGGTCTGCGCACCGTCCGGCGCCGAGGACGCGTATGACTTCACCGGCGTGGGCGCCCGCTTCGAACGGGTGCCACCGCGCGCCGACCCCGGCAGCGTGGCCTCGCTGCGTACGGCCTGCGGGGACGCCGACCTGGTGCACGCGCACGGCCTGCGCGCGGGCCTGCGTGCCTCCTTGGCGCTCAAGGGGCCGCGGGGCCGTCGCGTTCCGCTCGTCATCACCTGGCACACCAAAGTGCACACCGAAGGCACCCGGGCCCGGCTCGTGTGCCTGATGGAGCGGCGGGTGGCGCGGGCCGCGGCGGTCGTGCTGGGGGCCTGTTCGGACATCGTGGACCGGGCCCGCGAGCGCGGAGCCCGCGACGCGCGCCTGGCCCCCGTGGCGATCCCCGCTCCCAGGGCGCACCGCGCCGAGCCACAGGAGCCGGACCGCGCACGCCACAAGATCCGCGCGGAACTGGGCGCGGTGGGCCGCCCGTTGCTGCTCGTCGTCGGGCGCCTGGACCGGCATCAGGGGTACGACGTCCTCCTGGACGCGGCACGCGCCTGGTGCGCGCTGGACCCGCAGCCGCTGATCGCCGTGGCGGGGGAGGGCGAACTGCGGACCGCCCTGCAACGGCGCATCGACGCCGGCAAGCTGCCGGTCCGTCTGCTCGGTCGCCGCGACGACGTACCCGAACTCCTCGGCGCCGCCGACCTGGTGCTGCTCCCCAGCCGCTGGGAGGCCCGCTCGCTGATCGCCCAGGAAGCGCTGCGTTCGGGAGTGCCGCTGGTCGCCACGGACGTCGGCGGCACCCGCGAACTCGTCGGCGGAGCGGCGGAACTGATCCCGTACGGAAATGCCGCCGCGCTGGCCCGCGCGGTCCTGGACCTGCTCGGCGACCCGGCCCGCCGGGACGCACTGGCCGCGGCGGGCCGGGTACAGGCGAGGAGCTGGCCGAGCGAGGACGACACGGTGGCGCAGGTGCTCAGCGTCTACGACGAGCTGATGCAGACCCGCCGGTGA
- a CDS encoding PucR family transcriptional regulator, whose protein sequence is MGPEAHTEADTANITRTAHTAHTTDITDVTDTAEITVRRALELPALRRGLPEVLAGQDRLDRPVRWVHAGEVPHIASLLKGGELLLTTGLGLGTRPAEQRAFISDLADREITALVVELGSRFAALPSAMVDAARACGLPLIQLHREVPYVAVTEEIHTEIVNSHYTLLRRADDVVRRCTDVLLRGGGAPEVLRLLARFTGNPLCLEAPDGSPLYAAGPDCGGPADADPLQAWEGLRAAGLRVEVPGGGHGPDAVRAHLVLLPVNTPLTPVHRIAAERAAGLLAVVMLQSRQEEALAARGRGDFLADLAEGRITAAEAPGQARLLGFRPGTGPVLPVVMRLPSALPVPGGWALLAQTLREELMALGVPVLLGVRPVEGRVPVLVGLPECRTRTDVADRVAEALHAGVLRAGLDRRGARRPVVVVGTAGDWAAVGPGLRHAAEAACAAQGLPDRPWHDARRLDIELLLWRMREHQDLAEFVERAIGPLLAHDRGARQPLLPTLEAYLASAGRKAETARTLNVNRQTLYDRLARIAQLLGTDLDDPQTVLGLRLALRARRHTERA, encoded by the coding sequence ATGGGGCCGGAAGCACACACCGAAGCGGACACAGCAAACATCACACGTACCGCGCACACCGCACATACCACGGACATCACGGATGTCACCGATACTGCGGAGATCACCGTACGCCGTGCGCTGGAGCTGCCCGCCCTGCGGCGCGGGCTGCCGGAGGTGCTGGCCGGGCAGGACCGGCTCGACCGCCCCGTCCGCTGGGTGCACGCCGGCGAGGTCCCCCATATCGCCTCGCTGCTCAAGGGCGGTGAACTGCTGCTGACCACCGGTCTGGGCCTGGGCACCCGCCCCGCCGAACAGCGTGCCTTCATCAGTGACCTCGCGGACCGCGAGATCACCGCTCTCGTCGTGGAGCTGGGCTCTCGTTTCGCAGCACTGCCCTCGGCGATGGTCGACGCGGCACGGGCGTGTGGCCTGCCCCTGATCCAGTTGCACCGCGAGGTCCCGTACGTGGCGGTGACCGAGGAGATCCACACCGAGATCGTCAACAGTCACTACACCCTGCTGCGCCGCGCCGACGACGTCGTACGCCGGTGTACGGACGTGCTGCTGCGCGGTGGCGGCGCACCAGAAGTGCTCCGGCTGCTGGCCCGCTTCACCGGCAATCCGCTGTGCCTGGAGGCCCCGGACGGCAGTCCGCTGTACGCCGCGGGCCCGGACTGCGGCGGCCCGGCGGACGCCGACCCGCTCCAGGCGTGGGAGGGGCTGCGGGCGGCCGGCCTGCGGGTGGAGGTACCCGGCGGCGGTCACGGCCCCGACGCCGTACGCGCCCACCTCGTCCTGCTGCCCGTCAACACCCCGCTCACCCCCGTCCACCGCATCGCCGCCGAGCGCGCCGCCGGCCTCCTCGCGGTCGTCATGCTCCAGTCGCGCCAGGAGGAGGCACTCGCCGCGCGGGGCCGCGGGGACTTCCTCGCCGACCTGGCGGAAGGCCGGATCACCGCGGCCGAGGCGCCCGGGCAGGCCCGCCTGCTGGGCTTCCGCCCCGGCACCGGCCCGGTCCTCCCTGTGGTGATGCGGCTGCCGTCCGCGCTGCCGGTGCCCGGCGGCTGGGCGCTGCTGGCGCAGACCCTGCGTGAGGAGCTGATGGCGCTGGGAGTGCCCGTCCTGCTGGGCGTACGTCCTGTGGAGGGCCGCGTACCGGTACTCGTCGGGCTGCCGGAGTGCCGGACGCGTACGGACGTCGCCGACCGGGTCGCCGAGGCGCTGCACGCCGGTGTCCTGCGCGCCGGGCTCGACCGCCGCGGCGCGCGGCGGCCGGTGGTGGTCGTCGGTACGGCGGGTGACTGGGCGGCGGTGGGGCCCGGCCTGCGGCACGCCGCCGAGGCGGCGTGCGCGGCGCAGGGCCTGCCGGACCGGCCCTGGCACGACGCCCGCCGCCTGGACATCGAACTGCTGCTGTGGCGGATGCGCGAACACCAGGACCTGGCGGAGTTCGTGGAGCGCGCGATCGGCCCCCTGCTGGCACACGACCGCGGCGCGCGCCAGCCGCTGCTGCCCACCTTGGAGGCGTACCTGGCCAGCGCGGGCCGCAAGGCCGAGACGGCGCGCACCCTGAACGTCAACCGCCAGACCCTGTACGACCGTCTGGCCCGGATCGCCCAGCTCCTGGGCACGGACCTGGACGACCCACAGACAGTTCTGGGCCTCCGACTGGCTTTGCGCGCCCGGCGTCACACGGAACGGGCTTAG
- a CDS encoding winged helix-turn-helix domain-containing protein → MIRVHLTAADFARVRFAPRPAPLQELNVALMKMCLRDEELLFGRWRRRLLRSLPGAVRPMADLVPAGMAPLFIDVFSDSLEEGLETVRASPPALVRSEIERVYAGHPSPAPPWVRRLHHGDAGAWHVLRRAQHSAFETVLRPLWPLVQDLHQREFTRHALLAAEHGVGAALTGLVPGTGLRGDVWELQAPCERDIQLRGQSVLLLPTFHWTGHPLVSHLPGRPLTVTYPAGPGLPLSLATGTGGRQDAYGVDGALAAVLGRTRVEILLLLAQEHTTSGLARRLGVSNATASAHAAALRGAGLISTVRAGRAVLHRRTSLGSLLVRRHSAEQGGADSGEQHGHPGTRSETGPGPEAGP, encoded by the coding sequence GTGATCCGGGTTCATCTCACGGCCGCCGACTTCGCCCGGGTACGGTTCGCTCCCCGGCCGGCCCCGTTGCAGGAACTGAACGTGGCCCTGATGAAGATGTGTCTCCGCGACGAGGAACTGCTCTTCGGCCGCTGGAGACGACGGCTGCTGCGGTCCTTGCCGGGCGCGGTCCGGCCGATGGCGGATCTCGTCCCCGCCGGGATGGCCCCGCTCTTCATCGACGTCTTCAGCGACTCCTTGGAGGAGGGGCTGGAGACCGTACGGGCTTCGCCCCCGGCCCTGGTCCGTTCCGAGATCGAGCGGGTGTACGCCGGACACCCGTCCCCGGCACCGCCGTGGGTCCGCCGCCTGCATCACGGGGACGCCGGCGCCTGGCACGTCCTGCGCCGCGCCCAGCACTCGGCCTTCGAGACGGTGCTGCGCCCCCTGTGGCCTTTGGTGCAGGACCTGCACCAAAGGGAGTTCACCCGCCACGCCCTGCTGGCGGCCGAGCACGGCGTCGGTGCCGCACTCACCGGTCTCGTACCGGGCACCGGACTGCGCGGGGACGTCTGGGAACTCCAGGCTCCGTGCGAGCGGGACATCCAACTACGCGGCCAGAGCGTACTGTTGCTGCCCACTTTCCACTGGACCGGCCACCCGCTCGTCTCCCATCTGCCCGGCCGCCCGCTCACCGTGACCTACCCGGCCGGTCCGGGACTGCCACTGTCGCTCGCCACCGGCACGGGTGGCAGACAGGACGCGTACGGCGTGGATGGCGCGCTGGCCGCCGTGCTCGGCCGGACCCGCGTCGAGATCCTGCTGCTGCTCGCGCAGGAGCACACCACCAGCGGCCTCGCCCGGCGGCTGGGCGTCAGCAACGCCACCGCTTCGGCCCACGCCGCCGCGCTGCGCGGCGCGGGTCTGATCAGCACGGTCCGGGCCGGCCGGGCGGTCCTGCACCGGCGTACGTCCCTGGGAAGCCTGCTGGTACGGCGGCACAGCGCGGAGCAGGGCGGAGCGGACAGCGGGGAGCAGCACGGTCACCCGGGAACACGGAGCGAAACCGGACCGGGACCGGAAGCGGGACCGTGA